The DNA region tcaacatgcacaataaataaaacaaaacgttGCACACAGAGAACATTAAGACAATCATCATTCAAATGCTTTCCATGGGTTTCCTTCAGTACAAAAATATATTATTGCATTGTATATCGATCCTTTGGTATGCTAAAAATCCACTTCCTTCTTGGCACATTAAAAAATATCTAATTATTTACACaaacaaatatatattatatttcattaaGTCTCTTGACCCATCAAACAGTGTAACGTTTAGACCTCTAGCGAGTACGAACTTGATCGCTTTCGACAGACCCTGAGGAACACCATCCAGTACAACGCCACCATCAGCGTCCAGTAGCACACGTAGGCTATGGAGCCAAACACCACGAACTTCAGCTCCTCCTGCTTGGCCTCCGTCCTCCAGTCCTGCAGCGTCTCCCGGTAAACCGTGTAGCACAGGCCGCCCAACAAGATGGACGCCCATATGGACAGGGGCAGCAGCGGGATGTAGTTGCCCACGATCTTCTTCCTGCCCGAGGTGCCCCAGCTGCTCTTGTTCATGGTGATGATGGCAAAGTACTTGGCGGGCAGCAGGCTGGTCATGTACAGGGCCGAGTAGAGGGACATGAAGACCATGATGGGGCTCCGGCGCAGGAGACAGGCGTAGGCTGCCTTCACCAGGCCGATGAGCTGGATGCAGCAGAGCACCCAGATGATGTCCCACAGCGTGCCCGTCCAGAAGAGCTTGATGATGGTGGCCGTGACGAAGAAGGGGAAGATGCCCGACACGATGGACTCGTAGGTCATCCACAGGTGGTGCTTGTGCCACCACATGGCGTTGAAGAGCCACTCGCGGAAGTAGGACTTGGTCCAGCGCGTCTGCTGGTTCAGCCAGCGCAGGAACTGCTTCGGCGTCTCTGTGTAGCACTTGGAGCGGCTGGTGTATCTGcggggaaacacacgcacacgcgcgcacacacacacacacacacacacattagctacTGAAAAAAAAGGTCATTTTTGTTACAATGACCTGAAAGGAGTTTCAATTGGCTATGAAATGGAGGAGTAAAGATTCagtcatgataataataatcgtCCCCCTCTCTATTCAAGAATAGCTGCGCCATCTGCAATATCTCTTACAGCTTTCGTACGATGCACAGTGGTTGTGCAATTGATTGGCCCGAAATGACAATGATAATTATGATCGACCCAACACACTGTGTCCTACAATTACAACAAAAATTACTGTATGCTACAAAGCAAAATTCAATTCTTGAATGAGCTATACACTACTCTGCAGGCTCATGTTAGCAGTTAACAGACGGTAAGAGAAAATTATATCAATGATGTCCAGTCCTTCACAGTAAGCACAGTGATGCAACACATAAAGggtattctgggaccaaatgcactctagatgttaaattgactctgtacTGCATTTCTTTTCACTATTagtcagggaagtcgacaggggggaacaaaggggtcacttatcccgggccctgagagagaggggggcaaaatttgatcctcagtacattgtatttatggggtttgggaccctttcagatatctttgtcttgggcccagccaaagctgtcagcggccgtgctATTAATGATACTCACTTAGTGGCGTAGCCCATGCTCAACATGCGATTGGTGAGGTGGCGGTCGTCTCCAAACGTACAGTGAGTGCCGAGGAATTTCTGGTTGTACCAAGACTCCAGAAACTGCTGCAGAAGATCGTTGCGGTAAAGGCCTGCAGATATGAAGATGCACAACCGAGAAGGCACACGTGAGTAACGGCATTCAAGAGTTCAAGAATTCCGTTTGTAAAATTCAGAATTTAAGTCAAGTGTTTTATCATGGTTGCATATTAAATACAGGGGCATGGCAAACCGATAAACTGCATTAAACACTTTTTACTGCTGCCTGCCGCTTTTACCGCTTCCTTCCTATATaatgtatggtgaattcaggtaaattgggccactttgggccattcgcttatatgcaaaaaaaaaacaaaaaaacaaggtggtccaatttacctgaattcaccataccgACTGACAGCCTTTTCACTGCATGTCCCACTTTACCTCGCTAATTATGTAGCTACTTAACAAACAAATATTCCTGTATCCTTGCAATGAATGATCTAAGACAAACAATAAAAGTAAACAGTAATCAATGTGCAGTGTTTTATGAATGTTCACATTTGGATTCAACTGACCTGCCTGCCTCACACACATGTACCCGCATAATTGCAGGCTTGTGCACACAGGGACTCTCATGAACATACATCtaatacaccagtgtttcccaaccaggggtacgtgtaccactaggggtacgcgaccacacctcagggggtaagcggaaaaatgtgataacgacaattgaatagagtatagtcatactgggataaaggaatatatagagagcatgtgATAGTATTCacggtacaacaaaaaggcttagggggtacgcgagtcagaaaaggttgggaaacactgtactacactaatgcttgagctgccctagtcccaggccagactcttgacatgatgtgtatgtgtgtgtacttagctgaaaaaaaagcccaactttgcatctgcacttgttgttttgtatatttcctgtgcacttcctatctgctagtgatgttggctatgattatgtcctcaattgtgagtcgctttggttataaagccaaatgcaaatgcaatgtaatgtaactgtcTTTCTTTACAATCAATTAAATCCGAACCAGGGGCGGAGGTATAGGGGGGCAAGGAGGGCATGTGCCCCAGGGCCCAAGGTCCTCCCACATTGGTGATAGGGGCCCTTTTTTGACCTTCATATGCTGTTTGGGGGGGCCTACTAGTGTTTTGCCCTGTGGCCCAGTGTACAATAGTTCCGCCACTGATCCGAACCCAACGTGTGCCCGACGTCTTACCGAGGGGGCCGCTGATGCAGGAGACGCAGTCGAAGAAGGACTGGCAGGAGCGCTCGATGTTGAAGGCCATCCAGTAGCGCAGGCCGCTCATGAAGCTGACGTAGGAGTCCTTCTCGTTGAGGATCATCACGTCGCCCCCCACCGCCCCGTACTTCTGGTCACTCTCCAGCACCTTCACCAGCTCGCACGTGGCCAGCGGGTCCAGCTTGGTGTCCGAGTCACACACCTGAGGAGGGCAGGGTCGCATCAcagtgggggaggggggaatagtgggaaggagggatagagggaggagaggggggggggacagacagacagacagacagacagacagacagacagacagagagtcaggcaGAGCGAATGagaaatgagacagagagagagaaggaatgagaaaGAGGGGGACAATAAAAATTGAGTAAAATTGTAATTATAAAATATAATTATAAAATTGAGTGCATGTATTTTGAAAGACATTGGCAAGTAGACAGGTTGAAACATACACATgtgtttaatatatatataaaacgaGTGGTTAATTTAACTGCTTTACAATTGACTACTGACTACGACACCCACTGTGACACCTGAGTACCATCTCCCATCCCTCCAACTCACCTGTATGTAGTCCACGGAGGAGCCCAGGGCCTTGAAGGCGGTGTACATGACCTCCCGCTTTCCGCCCCACTTCTGCATGATGCAGACGCATCTCTTGTTCTGGAtcagctcctccacctcccttctcTGGAAGTCCTCCTGCCACAGCCCGGCGTCCGCCGCATCCAGCTCTGAAGACGCGGTGGAGCCGCCATCCCCACCCCCAGTCTCCTGTCcagcaccaccgccgccgccggcgGCCTGGGGATTCCAGGTGTGGTAGTTGTTCTGCCAGATGTAGCAGCCGGGCTCCTGGTCGGCGAAGACCTCCTTGAACATATCCATCATGTACAGGTCGTCCTCCGAGTTGCCGTCAATCACCATGATGACGCGCATGAGGTGCTCGGGGTATTGGAGCGCGCGCACCGAGGTCAGGCACTCGCGCAGGTACTCGGGGTCCTCCTGGTAGGCGGAGATGGTGAAGCCCACGGTGCGCGTGTAGGAGCATGGTTTGTGGCGGCGCGCGGCCATGCGCCGGTGCTCGATTAGGGCGAACAGGCTCTGGATGAGCACGTGCACGCTGAGCAGCAGCCCGTAGAAGCCGAAGGAGATGATACCGTACGGGGAAGTGGCGATGGGGAAGCCGGCCACGTAGGCCCAGATCATCACACCGAGCACGATCAGGGCGAACGTGAAGGTCAGCGTGGCACGCACTATTGTGCCCGCTTTCCTGAGCAGAGGCTTCAACTTCATTGTCACACCTGAATGACATTTGAGGCaatgggagaagagaaaagacataggctacataatcAAGTTGAGGATTCACATCACAAGAACGCAAAGTACATGATGTTGATAATGGTGGTATTATGTGTCGACCTAAGTATGCATCATTATGCAATTATGGTTTAATGTCAAGACACCTTTCGATGCATTGCCAGGAAAATGATTGCATTGAAAACATGTGCGTATACCTGAAAACCAGGTATGGCCAGATGGATTAGGTTATAATACGATTTGATTGACAGGCATATAATCTGATCCGATGAGAATGGTTGGGAGGCATTCCTTTTCAATGATTCTCAAACAAATAGCCTAAAGAATGTAATTGTTCTATTTATGAATATTTGTAAATTGATACAATGACCTTAAATAACAGGTTCACATAGGTTATTCAATTACAGGGTAaaatggagagaaaagaaaacaaataggcctacacataatgTTTATTTAAATATAGCTTACCCTTCTGTAGTTGAGAGCAAAGTTCCGAAAACTTCCACGGGCTCCTTATTTCGCCCCTTTTCTTGTAGCGACTACCACATGTGTGCGGGGTCATTTTATATGAGGTCCATAAAACACGCCCATGTATTTTACTCCCAGCCTTGTGTGAGCTGTCCCATTCAGGGGAAATACTTTTCCAGCACTACTGCTCTACGCAGCCATGGAGAACAGTCAAACATCTGGGCAGCTACGTCATCACAGTCATTCACCACAAGTTCAATGAAGAGAGGTTTGGATTGGACATATTGTGGGCTATTTGATTTATGAAAGAAATTATCAAGACTTCTGATGTTGATTTAGATACACGCGCTTCAATTACGCATGGTTTCGACATAATAGCCTAATTTTCATTTCCCCCTAAATGCATAAAGCATTAACTGTGATCATATTCAAAGTCAATTTTAACCTCTGATCCTAAATCAAGCATAGCCCGAGCTATGGAAAAGACGGAGCTTATTTTTCATTCCAGATTTCGATTCAAAATGCAAAGACTTCTGGCATAGCTGTTCAAGACAGTCGTTATTCATTCGCCATTTCTAATTTCTCACGCAAAAATCACTTAGGCCTAAGAAATGTAAGCTCTTACCATGACAGTATTTTTATAATCCATCTCAATTGTTAGGACAAAGCAGGTCTAcattgacaaaaaatattttgaacTTGATGATCTCTCTGCCGAAATGCCTGAAGGTAGGCTATGTGTCTCCggttttaatgtaggcctataggctgtgTCGCGGGCCAGAACATTTATTTTCAATGCATAGCCTAAATGCGGCTTCAcctgtcatttcatttgatgatgaaaaaagtggtaggctatagcctaatcTTTGCTTTAGTGCCACAGTTCAATGACGAGGGGACTCAGTAGGCCTAAGGACGATAAATCACAGGCTACGGCCGCGGGGCTCTTACTCCCTCTAGTGTGGAGCGACATGTGGTGTAGGATTTCTTATGTCTCTTTTTtagccatatactgtatgttgtaactTGTAGCCATGATGTAATGCGCTAGACCTACCTCAGTCTCCAGAGTAGCCTATGTGGTTGCAAAGTTTCCGATTGTTCCACATAGGGCCTATAGGATTATGAGTTTGTGAGTACAACCCCAGTTTTTCCATTTAAAATAGGAAGAAATGGATCAGCCTAATATGTCCAAAACACAACCACTCTTCTGAATGAATTCAGTCTTGCTTCCACCACCTGTATTGTCTCTTATTTTCCACAAGGGGGCCCACTTCACACGTTCAGGAAAGTAACCTGGGCACACTGACAAATTGCAACTTGTTTCCTATGAAAACTACTTTTCCTATTCCTATTCATATAGGCCCAGGGTCAGTGGCCCCTCATgaaaacattttattatcttTAGTTGCTCAGAGAACAGGGGCAAGTGAATGATAGATAAGAGTTTCCTACGCATCTATGCTGGTCTCCTCCAGTCCACCTATTGTTCATTTAAAGTGAACATTCAATTGGAACTATGGTCACACGTGTAGTTCTCAGAAGGCGTGgttcttatttatttatgtatgtatgtatgtatgtatgtatgtatgtatgtatgtatgtatgtatgtatgtatgtatgtatgtatgtatgtatttatttaggtATTTATTTAGGTATTTATAAGTCCTTGCACAGCATTGGagaaaccacttgtctgacatttttaatgagatgCTACAGTTGAAATTGCAGAATCGATGTTGACGAGTGAGTCCAGGACAGGTGAGGCACCACTGTTGCGTTTCACTTAAGCCTATTTTTTACCTTCCCACGTATACATttatctctgaaaatcctgcgatCCTGATTGGTCAGGCTGCCTGGGAGCTTTGGAGCTGGACAAATCTGAAAATCCAACCAGATCTACGAGTAGTTTGCGAAGCTGAGTGGAAACACACAGatctggcgagagccaggttaCTGCTCATTATGTCGCTGCCTTAGAGAGTGTTCTACTCGACAATTATAAAACTAATGGACCTGCATAAACTGAAAGGTTGCAGGTATCAATCCCTTGTTAAGGTCACAGACTTGTTATCAGGGGCGTTGAAATAGAGGTGGAAGTGGGGCAGAGTCATCAAGGGCCCCAATGTACAATGGGGGCCCCACAGGGAGtcagattttatttattttacataacATCATATGGGGTCCTTTGGAGGTCGTTGTACTTAGGGCCCAGAATTTGTTGCACCCCTGCCTACTATTGAAGAGTTACCAGTCCAAACACTCACTGGGCCTATCTATACTAGCCTACTAACTATCACAGGTGCTTCAGAGATACACTTCACATGGCACTGTCCGCCACAGTTCTCTGTATGGCCATGGGCCAAaagcagacatactgtacaattGTACAATTGTACAACGGCACAACGACTGTGCAATACCTGTGCAACAACATGTGATGTTTTATTGTGTGCTCTGTGATCCCAATGACAATTCTGCATCATTGTCACTAAGCAACATGTCAGATAATAAATAGCCTTAAAATAGCCTATAAGATAAGGGTGGGAGCAGTGAAAACTGGCTTGATGTCAGCATTTGATTGGCAAGTCCAGGTCAGCTTGATTGACATATTGGGTTGATCAACTGACAAGTCATGGTATGTTGGAAGTGTTTTTCAACGTCTTATTTTCTTCTCAATTTGCATCATGCAACACCCCTTAGGCCTATCTATTCTAAATGTAGTGCGAACCTAAAGCCTACTAATTATGATCAAGACTAACTGATGAGCTATCACCTGCATCTCACCTAAAAGTTAATCTTAGTAATGGTTTTGTTCTGCTCTTCAAAGTATTTGGGCAGTAAGGAACCAACAGGGAACATTGATATACCGGTAAGTCAGAGACTGAGAAGCTTTATTTGATTTCTTGCTTTAATGGACGTTCCATGTCCACTCATACAACTCTGCTCTACCTGAGCAGTTTAACCTGAGTAAATAAAGGAAGTGAAGGACAGTGCTCTTCAGATTTTCTTACACACTaaagaagggctctgcctgaaGCGTTCGTGGGCGAGTAAAccaagaaaaatctgaagagtgctgtccttcacgcCCTTTATTtatctatgttttatgtgggattgaACTGTGAACTGTGTTCATTATTAGGCGATGGTCGGTCTGATCATGTCTCCTCCAGTTTGCAGTTTAGCCTGAGGCCATGGTGTCCTGGATCCACTGGACGTAGTTGCAGACTTTGACGTACACGCCAGGCTTCTTCCTCTGGGCACAGCCGTGCCCCCAGGACACCACGCCCTGCACCTCTCCGCCACACACCAGAGGGCCACCAGAGTCaccctgaggaggagagagagagagaaaggaagaaagaaagatggaaagaaagaagaaggaaaggaagaaggaagaaggaaaaagaaagaaagaaagaaaccttaATGTCAGTGTCAATACTTGAGGTAAGAGGTGGGTTTAGCCCACAAGAGCGAGAGCAATGCCAATGCAGTCTTCAAAATAATGGGGCTAGCAGTGCTTTTCAAAAGATTgccttggtttaaaaaaaacaccttttCAGTGCTTCAGAAAATGACTGAGGCAACAACAGACCCACTTGACACAGTATGACATAGTATAGTAGTCCATTAtgatctaaggcagtgtttcccaaccttttttgactcgtgtaccccctaagctttTTTGTTGTAGCTCAAGTACCCCTAGCCCATGCTCTCTATATCTATTCCTTTATCCCAATATGACTATGCTCCattctccacgtaccccctgaggtgtgctcgcgtacccctagtggtacacgtacccctggttgggaaacactgatctaagggTCCCCTTCAGAGagagtgtctctctgtctgtcgcatTGCCATTTACTGACAGTGAACACAACGAGTTCCTCTCCACTAAATAACCTTGTCAGCTATATAGAGAAATAAAACGACACCTCCAAATACAATGTTGCCCACCCCCTTTGGCAACATATCTATGTGTATTTACTGTGAATGGGAATTGCATTAGTGACTGCCAATGTGACACAACCTTCACATGGCATTGCTgccattatttctttctttttttcccctcaatttTCAATCCTCCATTTTTCATTGCCTTTTTTTCTTCACGCTTTCTTAATACTTGTGGAGCAGAATGGTCTGAATTACAAAGTGATGCAGTTGCCAAAATTGCATTTGTAAATATTTGTCAACCTCAGACTATTGTACAATTGCAATTGCATGACTATGTGGCAAAGTGATCTAAGACAATGGAAAAAGGAGCTTTGAGCGGGGCAAGCATGGACTTATTTGCTGGACAACGATGAAATTCAGTATGTGTATCAGCCAATGAAGTTAAGCTACTGCAAAAGCCCCATTAACACCAATCAGTTAGAATGTGATTATGTGTTATGTGCGTGTTGCATTGAGCGCCACTTGCTGATGCCGTTTGACAGCACCTCTGTCAGGCACACCCACCGTTGTGCAAGTACACtacgtacaatacaatacaatacaatctgtatttatatagcgtaATATCACAactgaagttgtctcaaagcgctttcaaaatacacacacacacatattcactttCCCACATtcgctctggaggctgccgcacagCGTCAATTGTCCGGtgttcatgtgagaaggtgcattacacatacacaagcagacacacacacacacactttcccacattcacacacctgctctggaggctgccacacGGCGCCAATACGTGTGAGAaagtgcaacatacacacatccacacacgcaggcatgtatCTGATCCCAGAGTGTTACGTGCGTGTTATTTGAGTGTTATTGAGCGCCTCTTACTGATGCCGTTTGACAGCACCTCTGTCAGGCACACCCACCGTCATGCAAACGCATGTATCTGATTCCAGAGTGAACTTTAGGTAATTCAATAATGACAACTGTCAAATAATCATAGCTTTTTGATGAGGTGGAATGTTTGCTCATCTTAATAAAATAGCATCAGTGACATTACACATTATGATGTAACCGATAGATGGAAAATAAGATCGTCTGTACAGTACCTGACATGAGTCCTTGCCTCCCTCCATGTACCCAGCGCACATCATGTTTTCGGTGAGCTGGAAGGGGTATGCGTTATCGTAGCAGAAGTCGTCATCAATGGTGGGCACGTCCACACACTGCAGTTTTTCAGGGTACCTCGCTGCAGTATAAGGACAGACAAAGCAACATCTTTACTATAAAAATAACTAATAtgatactactatactatactatactatactatactatactatactatactatactatactacagtggttcttaacctggggtgcgggcaccccctgggggtgcgccagagatttcagggggtgcacagaattttgtttgtgttgaggttgtgaccaaaattctgcttccaaacattataattaggccaaatttaaacattttttcgtccccatgtaagagtattgattaatgtctaaagtaagagtcattgtaattaatcacttgaatcattttttggtgcgtatacacatgtagacatttgggatgggggtgcgtggcttttcttgggaacagctaagggggtgcgttcagaaaaaaaggttaagaaccactgctatactatactatactatactatactatactatactatacaatatTATACCAAAGATTTTCGAGGGTGCAGTTTCGCTATCTCTGACTATAATGTACTACACTAATTTATAAATACTATACCCATTTGCCTCATAAAAAACAGAGGGAAAATTCCATATTGTAAAGTCAGGACATGACTCAAACTCATTTTTCCGTAATGGTTCAGTTGTGGTGTGGATCAGAGTTGTGgtgctggggtggggtggagggttgAGGGGAGAAGGGGTAGTAGTCACCATCCATTCATAAAGTGGTAGTGTGTACATAGCCGCTAACAGCTttaactgggcccgggacaaagtcatttgaaagggccccctcccatatgcatacaatttaatgaggacccaattctgcccccctcccctctccctgggccccagacATCTTACCCCCTTTGTCCCGTCCCTCtcagcgtccctgtgtgtgtacacactccaGCTCTGGTTCCTCTGAGTGAGTGAGCTTGATTAAAACATGGGGGAAATGGAGTCACGCTGTTATTGCCCTCAGCAGACGGTTGGGCAACACATTATTTCATCAGTGAGAAGTGCCAGCTGTCTCGTGGGGAAATGAGCACTTGCCATTCCACTGGAAAACTAGgcggtgtctctctgtgtgtttgtgtgtgtgtgtgtgtgtgtgtgtgtgtgtgtgtgtgtgtgtgtgtgtgtgtgtgtgtgtgtgtgtactgtcaaaGATTTACATAAAGACTGCCTATAAGATACAggctcaaacgcacgcacgcacgcacgcacgcacgcacgcacgcacatacacgcacacacacacacacgcgcacacacacacacaaacatacacacctgCTTTACCGTTAATGGCAATCCTAATTACCTaaacacaaaatctctctctctctctctctctctctctctctctctctctcacacacacacacacacacacacacacacacacacacacacacacacacacacacacacacacacacacacacacacacacacaaacaaacacacacacacacacacacacacacacatacacacacacacacacacacacacacacacacacacacacacacacacacacaaacacaaacaaacacacacgcactaacacccACCCTGTTATTCTGTCCCACAGATACAc from Engraulis encrasicolus isolate BLACKSEA-1 chromosome 5, IST_EnEncr_1.0, whole genome shotgun sequence includes:
- the has1 gene encoding hyaluronan synthase 1 — its product is MKLKPLLRKAGTIVRATLTFTFALIVLGVMIWAYVAGFPIATSPYGIISFGFYGLLLSVHVLIQSLFALIEHRRMAARRHKPCSYTRTVGFTISAYQEDPEYLRECLTSVRALQYPEHLMRVIMVIDGNSEDDLYMMDMFKEVFADQEPGCYIWQNNYHTWNPQAAGGGGGAGQETGGGDGGSTASSELDAADAGLWQEDFQRREVEELIQNKRCVCIMQKWGGKREVMYTAFKALGSSVDYIQVCDSDTKLDPLATCELVKVLESDQKYGAVGGDVMILNEKDSYVSFMSGLRYWMAFNIERSCQSFFDCVSCISGPLGLYRNDLLQQFLESWYNQKFLGTHCTFGDDRHLTNRMLSMGYATKYTSRSKCYTETPKQFLRWLNQQTRWTKSYFREWLFNAMWWHKHHLWMTYESIVSGIFPFFVTATIIKLFWTGTLWDIIWVLCCIQLIGLVKAAYACLLRRSPIMVFMSLYSALYMTSLLPAKYFAIITMNKSSWGTSGRKKIVGNYIPLLPLSIWASILLGGLCYTVYRETLQDWRTEAKQEELKFVVFGSIAYVCYWTLMVALYWMVFLRVCRKRSSSYSLEV